ATCGTCACCCTGTACCCGGCACGGCTCCTGTTGGTGGCTATTGTTGCCCCCGTCCTGTTCATAACTGACATGCATAACCTCACTGTTGCCCTCACTGTGTACCTGGCACAGTTGGGACTGGTGCCCACTGATGCCCTCATCTCCCTGTGCCCGGCACATTTGGGACTGGTGCCCACTGATGCCCTCATCTCCCTGTGCCTGGCACAGTTGGGACTGGTGCCCACTCATGCCCTCATCTCCCTGTGCCTGGCACAGTTGGGACTGGTGCCCACTGATGCCCTCATCTCCCTGTGCCCGGCACAGTTGGGACTGGTGCCCACTGATGCCCTCATCTCCCTGTGCCCGGCAAGGTTGGGACTGGTGCCCACTGCCACTCTTGTCTCCCTGTGCCCGGCAAGGTTGGGACTGGTGCCCACTGCCACTCTTGTCTCCCTGTGCCTGGCAAGGTTGGGACTGGTGCCCACTGGTGCCCTCATCTCCCTGTGCCCGGCAAGGTTGGGACTGGTGCCCACTGCCACTCTTGTCTCCCTGTGCCCGGCAAGGTTGGGACTGGTGCCCACTGCCGCTCTTGTCTCCCTGTGCCTGGCATAGTTGCTGTtggatgttgctgctgccctcgCCACCGttgccctctctgcccccctccccacacttgtCCAGTGACTGGTGAAGGAGCAGGTCGCGGTGGCGGAGAACATCGCCGGCGTACTTCACGGCGGTCCTGGCGTCGACTGTCTGAGTTGGCAGCCAGGGCAGCTGTGCGGCCAGTGTGGCCAGCACACCGGTCATCTCCCGCACCCgctggggggcagggggtggcaGGCCGATCCCTGCCATCCGGCAGAAGCGGCCCAGGCTACAGCTCAGGCGCTGCACCGGCTGCAGCGACTGCCACGACAGATATGCCGCGGCCGTGAGGATGGGCACCGGGTGTCTGCCTGTCACCAACCATGTCTCTGCCGCCAACTCCACCAGCTGCAGtgcccgctgcaccaccttgtccTTGTCCTCCACGTACACAGCAGGCACCCGACCCGAATTCTGGAACAGCTGCAACCTGGTGGCAGATCAGAATCAGAGTCAGCGAGCAGCACACACCATCGCCAGTGCAAACCACTTGGCTGTGAACTCCTGGCCATTCTTCCTATCGTCTCCATGCTACCCTGTCAGCCCTCTGCACCTCAGTCTCAGGTCCACAGGTGGTTAGGGGGGCAGATTTTTCCCCCTGACAACCTCTCAGCCAGAGCCCAGTCATTGCATGAAACAATGTTCCTCATTTCCTTCCAGGCCACTGAATAAGagccgtagagtgatacagtatggaaataggcccttcggcccaacatgtcccagctacactagtcccacctacctgcacttggtccatatccctccaaacctgtccaaatacatttttatatgAAATCTCCCTTCAGCCTCTGAGAATCATGATTCAAGCATGTTCTCGAAGCTTCCCTGCAGAGATGCGACATTCCTAGTATCTGCTGGAAACCTCTGGGCCACGCTGTGCAGagaaggtatagaaacatagaaacatagaaattaggtgcaacagtaggccattcggcccttcgagcctgcaccgccattcaatatgatcatggctgatcatccaactcagtatcccatacctgccttctctccatacccccgatccccttagccacaagggccacatctaactccctcttaaatata
Above is a window of Leucoraja erinacea ecotype New England chromosome 35, Leri_hhj_1, whole genome shotgun sequence DNA encoding:
- the LOC129713139 gene encoding transcription factor IIIB 50 kDa subunit-like; protein product: MASPLRCPECGSAAVEEDAHYSQSHLVCTDCGCLLSEGLLTTARSEEAFLQAVRYTDSTAEAKKPCRNKLQGMRRVRDLCQILRLRPVLQDSASELYSRAYDHPDFLHLGLDKKEALVGCCIQVSCRQHDWPLTMGTLCSLLHVPPSLFSAVFLQLIKALQLDIPSLCLHDLVKTHCDGLQLFQNSGRVPAVYVEDKDKVVQRALQLVELAAETWLVTGRHPVPILTAAAYLSWQSLQPVQRLSCSLGRFCRMAGIGLPPPAPQRVREMTGVLATLAAQLPWLPTQTVDARTAVKYAGDVLRHRDLLLHQSLDKCGEGGREGNGGEGSSNIQQQLCQAQGDKSGSGHQSQPCRAQGDKSGSGHQSQPCRAQGDEGTSGHQSQPCQAQGDKSGSGHQSQPCRAQGDKSGSGHQSQPCRAQGDEGISGHQSQLCRAQGDEGISGHQSQLCQAQGDEGMSGHQSQLCQAQGDEGISGHQSQMCRAQGDEGISGHQSQLCQVHSEGNSEVMHVSYEQDGGNNSHQQEPCRVQGDDGNSGVKQWVSQAQGKGSSKLQPQPCQAQGDKGNNGHQLQPCWAQGDEGSSEVQQWVNQANPASSSGHQQQSQAREPGASQKHSAPVFLPPCLTQTKRRRFRRESEGSCSGPIVTGDEEISDSEIEQYLRTPDEVAAFQAANAILTQ